A DNA window from Salvelinus fontinalis isolate EN_2023a chromosome 28, ASM2944872v1, whole genome shotgun sequence contains the following coding sequences:
- the LOC129826225 gene encoding E3 ubiquitin-protein ligase TRIM35-like, which produces MMATPIPELLLAILEELITEDLKTFQWYLTEAVLDDFPPFPKSKLENMDRLTTVDKMIKTSSYEGAVKVSLEILRKMKHNNLAEKLQRDSQTSCPVCHDILRDPVILSCHHKVCTVCIHECWNQKDSRQCPVCKKRILMVTARSEVLCSLHSEKFKPFCLEDKKLICVVCQTSKKHKNHNCSPIDEAAQDQKEELQTVMNSLKDKLGVFSKISQTCAEHILSQAQHTEGQIKEQFEKLHQFLREEEAARIADLKEEEEHKSRVMKEKIEEMSREISSLANTIRFLEEELKAEDLSFLQNYESTMERAQCKLPDPLLVSGVLIDVAKYLGNLQFRVWEKMHEIVKYTPVILNPNTSQPHLILSDDLTSVRHRDEDSINDSDETLQLPDNPERFDTFRMVLGSEGFNSGTHNWDIEVGDNTHWSLGVITESVQRKGEVKNGYWQIRFTGGKYDTHSPSGSDTLLTVRQKPLRIRVQLDWDGGKLSFSDPDNKTVLHTFTHTFIEKVFPFCLNGCKLHPVRILPVKACVTVEKPNETFLQDTSVRGLTAKTHNDYDMFDDSYDDNHEDSDEYEDEADECADFDYDYEDEDDYK; this is translated from the coding sequence ATGATGGCGACACCCATTCCTGAGCTGCTGTTGGCCATTTTAGAAGAGCTAATCACTGAAGACCTTAAGACATTCCAGTGGTATCTGACTGAGGCTGTGCTCGACGATTTTCCTCCCTTCCCTAAGAGCAAGCTGGAGAACATGGACAGGCTAACCACTGTGGATAAGATGATCAAGACCTCGAGCTATGAGGGAGCTGTGAAGGTGTCACTAGAGATCCTGAGGAAGATGAAGCACAACAATCTCGCTGAGAAACTACAGAGAGACAGCCAAACATCCTGTCCTGTGTGCCATGACATCCTCAGggatcctgttatactgtcatgcCACCACAAAGTCTGCACAGTCTGTATACATGAATGCTGGAACCAGAAAGATTCTCGGCAATGCCCTGTGTGCAAGAAGAGGATCTTAATGGTTACAGCAAGGTCTGAGGTGCTCTGCAGTTTGCACAGTGAGAAATTCAAACCATTCTGCCTGGAGGATAAAAAACTAATCTGTGTGGTATGTCAGACttcaaaaaaacacaaaaaccaTAACTGTAGCCCCATAGATGAAGCTGCACAGGATCAGAAGGAAGAACTCCAGACAGTAATGAATTCCTTAAAGGACAAGCTTGGGGTCTTTAGTAAAATTAGCCAAACCTGTGCTGAACACATCTTGAGCCAGGCCCAGCACACAGAGGGTCAAATTAAGGAGCAGTTTGAGAAGCTTCACCAGTTTCTACGAGAGGAAGAGGCAGCCAGGATAGCTGACCTAAAGGAGGAAGAAGAGCACAAGAGTCGAGTGATGAAAGAGAAGATTGAAGAAATGAGCAGAGAGATTTCATCACTTGCAAACACAATCAGATTCTTAGAGGAGGAGCTGAAAGCTGAAGACCTCTCATTTCTGCAGAACTATGAGTCCACAATGGAAAGAGCCCAATGCAAACTGCCAGATCCACTGCTGGTCTCAGGAGTGCTGATAGACGTGGCTAAATACTTGGGCAACCTGCAATTTAGAGTCTGGGAGAAGATGCATGAGATTGTGAAATACACTCCTGTGATTCTGAACCCCAATACTTCCCAACCACATCTCATCCTGTCTGATGATCTGACCAGTGTGAGACACCGTGATGAAGACAGCATCAATGACAGTGATGAAACACTGCAGCTTCCTGACAACCCAGAGAGGTTTGATACCTTTAGAATGGTCCTAGGCTCCGAAGGCTTTAATTCAGGGACACATAACTGGGACATTGAGGTTGGGGACAATACTCACTGGTCACTGGGTGTGATTACAGAATCTGTCCAGAGGAAGGGAGAAGTAAAGAATGGATACTGGCAAATCCGATTCACTGGTGGTAAATATGACACACATTCTCCATCAGGGTCAGACACTCTCCTTACTGTGAGACAGAAACCCCTGAGGATCAGAGTGCAGCTGGACTGGGATGGAGGTAAGCTGTCATTCTCTGACCCTGATAATAAGACCGTtctacacacattcacacacactttcATTGAGAAAGTCTTTCCTTTTTGCCTTAATGGCTGTAAACTCCACCCTGTGAGGATTTTACCAGTGAAGGCCTGTGTGACAGTGGAAAAGCCCAATGAGACCTTCTTACAGGACACAAGTGTCAGAGGCTTAACAGCGAAAACCCACAATGATTATGATATGTTCGATGATTCATACGATGATAATCACGAGGACTCTGATGAATATGAGGACGAAGCCGATGAATGTGCAGACTTCGATTATGACTATGAAGACGAAGATGATTATAAATAA